The Metabacillus schmidteae genome includes a region encoding these proteins:
- a CDS encoding efflux RND transporter permease subunit — protein sequence MKSLVNFVLKNKLAVWLLTIIITVAGLYSGTRMKMESIPDVSIPYLIVMGVYPGATAEQVMDEISMPMEQNIEGLEDVAAVYSNSSANVAQVQVEYEYGVDMDEKKRELEAAIDNISLPEDAEEPTIMALSMNMMPVVALSISSTDEDIVDLSTTVEESILPEIEKIDGVGSTTITGQHLEEVQFTYDHAEMEKLGITEDTVKQMVQASDMALSLGLQEYKEGEQALAIDGDIKTVDELKKLQIPVTPSEQNPTPFVKLEEIAKVETVGKVQSISRTNGDDAISVQITKGQQANTVDVVNAVKDLIAEQEKDIDGLVIDVTLDQAEPIEDSVFTMVEKALFGGLFAVIIILLFLRDIKSTIISIISIPVSIFMAFLLLNWLDITLNIMTLGAITVAIGRVIDDSIVVVENIYRRMHLEEEKLRGRALIREATIEMFKPILSSTLVTVAVFAPLMLVGGMVGELFRPFALTMAFALGASLLVAITIVPALSHFLFRKKLYGEKKASKHEEVGRIANWYKGVLEGVLNHKIITSIIAIVLLVGSLALTPLIGFSFMGSEEEKTIYLTYTPATGELEDETLENLEEVEQELMKRDDLKTVQLSFNNSDSADASTMMMGGGNGALMYLFFDEDTENFSDVKEEVEDYVFNIDQSGEWKSQDMMGGGMASNEVSYTLYSEDLDDLNKAVNQIEDALKEVENLEDVESDMENPYVEHVLNIDHEQIMQYGLTTGQIVGALTATGSEEVLTTVENDGEEIDVIVQREEKTDATSIDELLETEIPTATGSTMPLSELVTTEEGTTYNTLSRSEGEYYATVSGTVTTDDVSTATTQADEKIDELDLPEGVETGVAGVAADMQETFTQLGIAMIAAILIVYFILVVTFGEGLAPFAILFSLPFAVIGSFVGLWIAGETISVSVMMGLLMLIGIVVTNAIVLVDRIIHMERDGMALRDAIVEAGATRLRPILMTAIATIGAMIPMVFEGAGSALISKGLAITVIGGLTSSTILTLIIVPIVYEVLSKMLKKNRKEIEEN from the coding sequence TTGAAAAGTTTAGTCAATTTTGTCCTGAAAAATAAACTTGCTGTATGGTTATTAACGATCATCATTACAGTTGCCGGTTTATATTCTGGGACAAGAATGAAAATGGAAAGTATACCGGATGTATCAATTCCGTATTTAATTGTCATGGGAGTTTACCCAGGAGCAACGGCTGAGCAAGTAATGGATGAAATATCGATGCCAATGGAACAAAATATTGAGGGACTTGAAGATGTTGCGGCTGTTTATTCGAATTCTTCAGCAAACGTAGCCCAAGTTCAGGTCGAATATGAATATGGCGTAGATATGGATGAGAAAAAACGCGAATTAGAAGCAGCCATTGATAATATTTCATTACCGGAAGATGCCGAAGAGCCAACAATAATGGCGCTTAGTATGAATATGATGCCGGTGGTAGCATTATCTATCAGCAGCACAGATGAAGACATTGTTGACCTTTCTACAACAGTTGAAGAATCAATCCTCCCGGAAATAGAAAAAATTGATGGTGTTGGATCAACAACTATTACTGGTCAACATCTTGAAGAAGTACAATTTACTTATGACCATGCGGAAATGGAAAAATTGGGAATAACCGAAGACACTGTTAAACAAATGGTTCAAGCAAGTGATATGGCTCTTTCTTTAGGTCTGCAGGAATATAAAGAAGGTGAACAAGCTCTTGCAATTGATGGTGATATAAAAACGGTTGATGAATTAAAAAAGCTGCAAATTCCTGTTACACCATCAGAGCAAAATCCAACTCCGTTTGTCAAATTAGAGGAAATTGCTAAAGTAGAAACAGTTGGTAAGGTACAATCTATTTCTCGTACAAACGGGGATGACGCAATTTCTGTCCAAATCACGAAAGGACAACAGGCGAACACAGTAGATGTCGTGAATGCCGTTAAAGATTTGATAGCAGAGCAAGAAAAAGATATAGATGGTTTAGTCATAGATGTTACATTAGACCAAGCGGAACCAATCGAAGATTCAGTTTTCACGATGGTAGAAAAAGCCTTGTTCGGTGGTTTGTTCGCGGTCATTATTATTCTTCTATTCCTTCGTGATATCAAATCAACGATTATTTCTATTATCTCAATTCCAGTTTCTATCTTTATGGCATTCTTGCTATTAAACTGGCTTGATATAACGTTAAATATTATGACACTAGGTGCGATTACAGTCGCTATTGGTCGGGTTATCGACGACTCGATTGTCGTAGTGGAGAATATATATAGAAGGATGCACTTAGAAGAAGAGAAGCTTCGAGGTCGTGCATTAATCCGTGAAGCAACAATTGAAATGTTTAAACCAATCCTTTCTTCAACACTTGTAACAGTTGCAGTATTCGCACCACTTATGTTAGTTGGCGGGATGGTTGGTGAGCTGTTTAGACCATTTGCCTTAACGATGGCATTTGCTCTTGGTGCATCATTACTTGTTGCAATTACGATTGTGCCAGCATTATCTCACTTCTTATTCCGTAAAAAATTATACGGCGAGAAAAAAGCATCGAAACACGAAGAGGTTGGCAGAATTGCAAATTGGTATAAAGGTGTTTTAGAAGGTGTACTAAATCATAAAATCATCACTTCCATCATTGCAATTGTATTACTAGTTGGATCACTCGCATTGACTCCTCTAATCGGTTTCAGCTTTATGGGGTCTGAAGAGGAAAAAACAATCTATCTAACCTATACACCAGCAACAGGTGAACTTGAAGACGAAACGTTAGAAAATCTTGAAGAAGTTGAACAAGAATTAATGAAGCGTGATGATTTAAAGACTGTTCAATTATCGTTCAATAATAGTGATAGTGCAGACGCATCCACGATGATGATGGGTGGAGGAAACGGTGCGTTAATGTATCTATTCTTTGATGAAGATACAGAAAATTTCTCTGATGTGAAAGAAGAAGTTGAAGATTATGTCTTTAACATTGACCAATCAGGTGAATGGAAATCCCAAGACATGATGGGCGGAGGAATGGCATCAAACGAAGTAAGCTATACACTGTATAGTGAAGATTTAGATGATTTGAATAAGGCGGTTAACCAAATAGAGGACGCATTAAAAGAGGTAGAAAACCTTGAAGATGTAGAATCTGATATGGAAAATCCATATGTTGAGCATGTGCTGAACATAGATCACGAGCAAATTATGCAATATGGTTTAACTACAGGACAAATTGTTGGGGCATTAACTGCTACAGGATCTGAAGAAGTGCTTACAACCGTAGAAAATGACGGTGAAGAAATTGATGTTATCGTTCAACGCGAAGAGAAAACCGACGCAACATCTATTGATGAATTACTAGAAACAGAAATTCCTACTGCTACTGGTTCGACTATGCCGTTGTCTGAGCTAGTCACAACAGAAGAGGGTACGACTTATAACACTCTATCCCGCAGTGAAGGGGAATACTATGCAACTGTTTCAGGAACTGTCACAACAGATGATGTTTCTACAGCAACAACTCAAGCAGATGAAAAAATTGATGAGCTAGATTTACCTGAAGGAGTAGAAACTGGAGTAGCTGGTGTTGCTGCTGATATGCAGGAGACATTTACACAGCTTGGAATAGCAATGATTGCGGCGATCCTCATTGTTTACTTTATCTTGGTTGTCACATTTGGTGAAGGTTTAGCACCATTTGCGATTCTATTCTCATTACCATTTGCTGTAATTGGGTCCTTTGTAGGACTATGGATTGCGGGTGAAACCATTTCAGTTTCAGTTATGATGGGTCTACTTATGTTGATTGGTATCGTTGTGACAAACGCCATTGTACTTGTGGATCGTATTATTCATATGGAACGCGATGGTATGGCTTTACGTGATGCAATTGTTGAAGCAGGTGCGACAAGACTACGTCCAATCCTTATGACTGCTATAGCTACGATCGGCGCGATGATCCCAATGGTATTTGAGGGTGCAGGATCTGCCCTTATCTCAAAAGGATTAGCCATCACAGTAATTGGTGGTCTAACATCGTCTACAATCCTTACATTAATCATTGTACCGATTGTGTATGAAGTACTTTCAAAAATGTTAAAGAAAAATCGTAAAGAAATTGAAGAAAATTAA
- a CDS encoding MerR family transcriptional regulator, with product MENQEPFFTISEFGKRARITVRTLRFYEEIGLLNPTQQNSSGHRLYGLTELAKLQQIQSLKFLGYSLQGIKELIKNDTDAVTQLNKSLPLQHNLLTEKRNELNRAIEAIERVQFLIENGKSITWKVLSSLIFQMEHEQDQIEWIKDYFSDDIANQFFALPKEQRQQLDVEMLDWLATVKKLMKDKITPQSPEAFDVLVKLTELATKHVENNEELAEQLVQAQEVMESDVMNFQFPTLLTPDEEAFLLEIGRVMEALYNENDV from the coding sequence ATGGAAAATCAAGAACCGTTTTTTACTATTAGTGAGTTTGGAAAACGAGCAAGGATCACGGTACGGACTTTACGGTTTTATGAAGAAATCGGTCTTCTGAATCCAACACAACAAAATAGCTCTGGTCACAGGTTATACGGATTAACTGAATTAGCGAAACTGCAACAAATTCAGTCTCTAAAATTTTTAGGATACTCTTTACAGGGAATAAAAGAATTAATTAAAAATGATACGGATGCCGTTACCCAACTGAATAAATCTTTACCCTTGCAGCATAATCTTCTGACAGAAAAAAGAAACGAGTTAAATCGCGCAATCGAAGCAATAGAGCGTGTTCAATTCTTAATCGAAAATGGGAAGTCGATCACGTGGAAGGTTTTAAGTTCTTTAATTTTTCAGATGGAACATGAACAAGACCAAATTGAATGGATAAAAGATTATTTTTCAGACGACATTGCGAATCAATTTTTTGCTCTTCCAAAAGAACAGCGTCAGCAATTAGATGTTGAAATGTTAGATTGGTTGGCAACGGTGAAAAAATTGATGAAAGATAAAATTACGCCACAATCTCCAGAAGCATTTGATGTTCTTGTTAAGCTGACTGAATTGGCAACAAAGCATGTCGAAAATAATGAAGAGCTTGCAGAACAACTTGTACAAGCACAGGAAGTAATGGAATCAGATGTCATGAATTTTCAGTTTCCTACTTTATTAACACCTGATGAAGAAGCCTTCTTATTGGAAATAGGAAGAGTGATGGAAGCTTTATATAATGAAAATGACGTTTGA
- a CDS encoding dihydroorotate dehydrogenase: MPDWSYHPLHKLLLNKISAKNSREFLHKSMSTLSSIPGGRALIGFLGHMNPPRELQRDIYHTKFPSPIGLSGQIDPNMSGINAFQELGFGFLEIGPIVLYEPKEKHEPKRENNRILFSNYQEKVPLKLVIKKLTKLNIEIPIIAKIDSQVKSNEWDIIVQHLAPFVDAFIGTSEQIHSSVTHKSSLCLDRSFYVSFSTDELNKIKSQMENLSQYSSIAGIVLHAPYQAVGSYWHEETQTNELLTKTVKEIKSLYPELIVVTSGGVETPDEALALVQEGTDLLLLTDGYIKAGPGLPKRIHEKLLHEEVQPMPNQKWYWSFLFGFSILFGGIIALYFALTSIILPYDEAFIGLTKTDILQLNPRILAFMSHDRMALAGTMISGGIIYIQLARHGIKYGLHWAKVAFHSAAIVGFLGIFLFIGFGYFDWLHGLFWLVLLPIYYFSFREGRKVIGTPSSSHGKNDKTWQYGIYGQLMFVILGFSILVGGIVISVIGVTKVFITTDLSFLCMSPQMIDTISNNLIPVIAHDRAGFGGALVSVGLLVLTLSLWGFRKGERWIWNTLAIGALPAFIAGIGTHFYIGYTTFIHLLPVYFLILLYIAGLVLSYPFLKKK; encoded by the coding sequence ATGCCAGACTGGTCTTATCATCCATTACATAAGCTTTTACTAAATAAGATAAGCGCGAAAAACAGCCGAGAGTTTCTTCATAAATCAATGAGTACACTATCGTCCATTCCTGGAGGTCGGGCTTTAATTGGGTTTTTAGGGCATATGAACCCGCCAAGGGAATTACAAAGGGATATTTATCATACTAAATTTCCGTCTCCTATTGGGTTGAGCGGCCAAATTGATCCTAATATGTCCGGAATAAATGCCTTTCAGGAATTAGGATTTGGGTTTTTAGAAATAGGGCCTATTGTGTTATACGAACCTAAGGAAAAACATGAACCGAAAAGGGAAAATAATAGAATTCTATTTTCTAATTATCAGGAAAAGGTTCCTCTAAAACTAGTAATTAAGAAATTAACGAAACTAAATATCGAGATTCCTATCATTGCTAAAATAGATTCACAAGTTAAAAGTAATGAATGGGACATTATTGTGCAACATTTGGCTCCTTTCGTTGATGCTTTTATTGGTACATCAGAACAAATACATTCTTCTGTCACACATAAAAGCTCACTTTGCTTGGATCGTTCGTTTTATGTGTCTTTTTCTACTGATGAATTAAACAAAATCAAATCACAAATGGAGAATTTATCACAATATTCATCTATTGCCGGTATAGTTTTACATGCTCCTTATCAAGCTGTAGGCAGCTATTGGCATGAAGAAACACAAACAAATGAACTTTTAACCAAAACGGTCAAAGAAATTAAAAGTTTATATCCTGAACTAATCGTCGTAACCTCAGGTGGGGTAGAGACACCTGATGAGGCTCTTGCTTTAGTTCAGGAGGGTACAGATTTGCTATTGTTAACAGATGGCTACATAAAAGCTGGCCCAGGATTACCAAAACGAATTCACGAAAAATTATTACATGAAGAAGTTCAACCCATGCCTAACCAAAAGTGGTACTGGTCATTTCTTTTCGGATTCTCTATTTTATTTGGAGGTATCATTGCCTTATATTTTGCCCTTACAAGTATTATCTTGCCTTATGATGAAGCATTTATTGGACTAACTAAAACAGATATCTTACAATTGAATCCACGTATACTAGCCTTTATGTCACACGATCGAATGGCGTTAGCCGGAACAATGATCTCTGGCGGAATAATATATATCCAGCTTGCAAGACATGGGATAAAATATGGTTTACATTGGGCCAAAGTTGCTTTTCATAGTGCAGCAATTGTAGGTTTTCTAGGAATTTTCCTTTTTATCGGTTTCGGTTACTTTGATTGGCTTCATGGTTTATTTTGGCTTGTGTTATTACCTATCTATTATTTTAGCTTCAGGGAAGGAAGAAAAGTCATAGGTACTCCCTCTTCTAGTCATGGAAAGAATGATAAAACGTGGCAATACGGAATCTATGGACAGCTAATGTTTGTTATTTTAGGCTTTTCTATATTAGTAGGAGGTATCGTTATTTCTGTAATAGGAGTAACAAAGGTATTTATTACGACAGATCTAAGCTTCTTGTGCATGTCACCACAAATGATTGATACGATAAGTAACAATTTGATTCCTGTTATCGCACATGACCGAGCTGGATTTGGCGGTGCATTAGTAAGTGTTGGCTTGCTTGTTTTAACGCTTTCATTATGGGGCTTTAGAAAAGGAGAGCGTTGGATTTGGAATACCCTTGCGATTGGAGCATTACCTGCATTTATTGCTGGAATTGGAACACATTTTTATATTGGGTATACAACCTTTATTCATTTACTTCCTGTTTACTTTTTAATTCTTTTATATATTGCAGGTCTAGTATTATCTTATCCTTTCTTAAAGAAAAAATAA
- a CDS encoding alpha-N-arabinofuranosidase: MKNTVVVNTDVEKGTINKNIYGHFAEHLGRCIYEGIWVGEDSSIPNTKGIRNDVLEALKQINIPVLRWPGGCFADEYHWKDGVGPRENRKRMVNTHWGGVVENNHFGTHEFMLLCDLLECEPYICGNVGSGTVQEMSEWVEYMTFDGESPMANWRQENGREEPWKLKYFGVGNENWGCGGHMRPEYYADLYRRYQTYVRNYGDNKLYKIAGGANVDDYNWTEVLMREAGRFMDGLSLHYYTIPGDFWLGKGSATNFPEDEWLITMQKALHMDELITKHSTIMDKYDPEKRVGMIIDEWGTWFDVEPGTNPGFLYQQNTIRDALVAAVHFHIFHKHSDRVQMTNIAQTVNVLQAMVLTEGEKMILTPTYHVFDMFKVHQDATLLSVDVSVDTIKVNNQELPQVTVSASKDKDGKVNISLCNIDHKESASLALQLRGLKEQISSLTGTILTANTIDAHNTFEQPEVVKPAEYTQASIENDQLNATLPPMSVVLLTIE; encoded by the coding sequence ATGAAAAACACTGTTGTAGTAAATACAGACGTTGAAAAAGGTACTATTAACAAAAATATCTATGGTCATTTTGCTGAACATTTAGGTCGGTGTATTTATGAAGGAATTTGGGTTGGAGAAGACTCATCAATTCCAAATACAAAAGGAATTCGAAATGATGTTTTAGAAGCGCTAAAACAAATTAATATTCCGGTACTTCGTTGGCCAGGCGGCTGTTTTGCTGATGAATATCATTGGAAAGATGGCGTGGGTCCAAGAGAAAATCGTAAGCGCATGGTCAACACACACTGGGGTGGTGTTGTTGAAAACAACCACTTTGGAACACATGAATTTATGCTCCTATGCGACTTATTAGAATGTGAACCTTATATTTGCGGCAATGTTGGGAGTGGAACTGTTCAAGAAATGTCTGAATGGGTAGAGTACATGACATTTGACGGTGAATCACCGATGGCAAACTGGCGTCAAGAAAATGGTAGAGAAGAGCCATGGAAATTGAAATACTTTGGAGTTGGAAATGAAAACTGGGGTTGCGGTGGTCATATGCGACCTGAGTATTATGCAGATCTTTATCGTAGATATCAAACATATGTTAGAAACTATGGCGATAACAAACTCTATAAAATTGCTGGTGGAGCAAATGTAGATGATTACAATTGGACAGAGGTTTTAATGCGTGAAGCAGGTCGTTTCATGGATGGCTTAAGTCTGCATTATTACACGATCCCGGGAGACTTCTGGCTAGGTAAAGGTTCTGCAACAAACTTCCCTGAAGATGAATGGCTAATTACAATGCAAAAGGCTCTTCATATGGATGAGTTAATTACAAAGCACAGCACAATCATGGATAAATATGATCCTGAAAAACGTGTTGGTATGATTATTGATGAGTGGGGTACTTGGTTTGATGTGGAGCCGGGCACAAATCCAGGATTCCTATACCAGCAAAATACAATTCGTGATGCATTAGTAGCTGCAGTTCACTTTCATATTTTCCATAAGCATAGTGACCGTGTACAAATGACAAATATCGCTCAAACAGTTAACGTTTTACAAGCAATGGTATTAACAGAAGGAGAAAAAATGATTCTCACTCCAACATATCATGTATTTGATATGTTCAAGGTACATCAGGATGCAACACTTTTATCAGTTGACGTGTCTGTTGATACAATCAAAGTGAATAACCAGGAACTTCCACAAGTAACTGTTTCTGCATCGAAAGACAAAGATGGAAAAGTAAATATTAGCTTATGTAATATTGATCATAAAGAATCTGCTTCTTTAGCACTTCAGCTTCGCGGTCTTAAAGAACAAATTTCCAGCTTAACAGGAACAATTCTTACAGCAAATACAATTGACGCACATAATACATTTGAACAACCGGAAGTTGTGAAACCAGCTGAATATACTCAAGCTTCCATTGAAAATGATCAATTAAATGCAACTTTACCACCAATGTCAGTTGTGTTGTTAACGATTGAATAG
- a CDS encoding glycoside hydrolase family 43 protein gives MVEFNVNNPLIEQRADPWIFKHTDGYYYFTASVPEYDRIELRRSQSIKGLAEAEGKTIWVKHEAGLMSANIWAPEINYIDGKWYVYFAAARTTETKEGLFDHRMFVLENSSENPLEGEWVEKGQVKTKWESFALDATTFEHKGIRYYVWAQKDPEIVGNSNLYISEMENPWTLKGEQVCITTPEYDWEKIGFLVNEGAAVLKRNGRIFMTFSASATDYNYCMGLLTADENSDLLDPKSWVKSPEPVFTTSEENSQYGPGHNSFTVSEDGLQDILVFHARSYKEIEGNPLYDPNRHTRVQPFQWNEDGTPNFGVPRPDTKLKFPTL, from the coding sequence TTGGTAGAATTTAATGTAAATAATCCACTAATAGAACAACGTGCAGATCCTTGGATTTTTAAACATACAGATGGTTATTACTATTTTACAGCTTCTGTACCTGAATATGACAGAATCGAGTTGCGACGCTCTCAATCTATTAAAGGGTTAGCAGAAGCTGAGGGAAAAACGATTTGGGTTAAACATGAAGCAGGTTTAATGAGTGCAAATATTTGGGCACCTGAAATCAATTATATCGATGGAAAATGGTATGTGTACTTTGCTGCTGCACGAACAACTGAAACGAAGGAAGGTTTATTTGATCATCGGATGTTTGTACTGGAAAATTCATCCGAAAATCCACTGGAAGGTGAGTGGGTGGAAAAAGGTCAAGTGAAAACGAAATGGGAATCCTTTGCGTTAGACGCTACCACTTTTGAGCATAAAGGAATTCGCTACTACGTATGGGCTCAAAAGGATCCTGAGATTGTCGGAAATTCAAATCTTTATATTTCTGAAATGGAGAATCCGTGGACACTTAAAGGTGAACAGGTATGTATCACTACTCCTGAATATGACTGGGAAAAAATTGGCTTTTTAGTGAATGAAGGTGCCGCGGTACTGAAGAGAAATGGTCGTATTTTTATGACGTTCTCAGCAAGTGCGACAGATTATAACTATTGTATGGGATTATTAACAGCAGATGAAAACAGTGATTTGCTGGACCCGAAATCATGGGTGAAATCACCGGAACCTGTTTTTACTACCTCTGAGGAAAATAGTCAATATGGTCCGGGACATAATAGTTTTACTGTTTCTGAAGATGGGTTACAGGATATTCTTGTTTTTCACGCAAGAAGTTACAAGGAAATTGAAGGTAATCCACTATATGATCCAAACCGACACACACGTGTACAGCCTTTTCAGTGGAATGAAGATGGAACACCAAACTTTGGGGTTCCAAGACCGGATACGAAATTGAAATTCCCTACTTTGTAA
- a CDS encoding carbon starvation CstA family protein, with product MYTFLGGIALLLIGYFTYGKFIEKMFGVKKDRATPAYVNSDGVDYVPMSTSKNSLIQLLNIAGTGPIFGPIMGALYGPAAFIWIVVGCIFAGAVHDYLTGMISIRNRGAHLPELASKFLGKVMRHVVNAFAILLLLLVGTVFVSTPASLLHVLMDGKIALGVIIAAIFLYYILATLLPVDKIIGRLYPYFGALLVVSALGVGIGLVVTGAPIPELSFQNFHPDNAPIFPLIFFTITCGALSGFHATQTPIISRTTQNERQGRKIFYGMMIAEGIIAMIWAAASMSLFDGYNGLNEVLAAGGPGAVVSEVSTMMLGAIGGTLAVLGVVVLPITSGDTAFRSARMIIAEYMNIAQKKISSRLWIAIPLFVISIVLTQIDFNILWRYFSWANQATAVIALFVGAMYLYIAKKNYWVSLIPGSFMLVMVITYILNAQIGFRLPMNISWYGGVIGTAILLVLFFRAAKKARANNLPLDEDITGWDKVA from the coding sequence ATGTATACGTTTTTAGGAGGTATTGCTCTTTTACTTATAGGTTATTTCACATACGGAAAATTTATTGAAAAAATGTTCGGGGTAAAAAAAGATCGTGCCACTCCAGCATATGTGAACAGCGATGGTGTTGACTATGTTCCAATGAGCACATCGAAAAATTCACTCATTCAATTGTTAAATATTGCAGGAACTGGACCTATTTTCGGTCCAATAATGGGAGCGCTTTACGGACCAGCAGCGTTTATCTGGATTGTTGTAGGCTGTATATTTGCCGGGGCTGTGCATGACTATTTAACAGGAATGATTTCTATCCGAAATCGCGGCGCCCACTTACCTGAACTTGCAAGTAAGTTTCTTGGCAAAGTGATGCGTCACGTTGTAAACGCATTCGCAATCTTGCTTTTATTATTAGTAGGAACAGTGTTTGTCTCAACACCAGCAAGCCTTTTACATGTGTTAATGGATGGCAAAATTGCATTAGGTGTAATCATTGCAGCTATTTTCCTTTATTATATTTTAGCTACTCTATTACCAGTTGATAAAATTATCGGTCGCTTATATCCATACTTTGGAGCATTGCTCGTTGTCAGTGCACTTGGAGTAGGTATTGGTCTTGTCGTAACAGGAGCACCAATCCCTGAGCTTTCTTTCCAGAATTTTCATCCTGATAACGCGCCTATTTTCCCATTGATCTTTTTCACCATCACTTGTGGTGCTCTTTCAGGATTCCATGCTACACAAACACCGATTATTTCACGTACAACACAAAATGAAAGACAAGGACGTAAAATTTTCTACGGTATGATGATTGCTGAAGGAATCATTGCAATGATTTGGGCAGCAGCTTCTATGAGCTTATTTGACGGTTATAATGGTTTAAATGAAGTTCTTGCAGCCGGTGGTCCTGGTGCGGTTGTAAGTGAAGTTTCAACAATGATGCTTGGCGCAATAGGCGGTACTCTTGCCGTACTTGGTGTTGTCGTTTTACCGATTACATCTGGTGACACTGCTTTCCGAAGTGCACGTATGATTATCGCTGAATACATGAATATCGCACAAAAGAAAATCTCAAGCCGCTTGTGGATTGCGATCCCTTTATTCGTTATCTCAATTGTCTTAACTCAGATCGACTTTAACATTCTATGGAGATACTTCAGCTGGGCCAACCAAGCAACAGCTGTGATCGCATTATTTGTCGGTGCCATGTATTTATATATCGCAAAGAAAAATTACTGGGTATCACTTATCCCGGGATCGTTCATGCTCGTCATGGTTATTACCTATATTCTAAATGCCCAAATCGGCTTCCGCTTACCGATGAATATATCATGGTATGGCGGTGTGATCGGAACAGCTATCCTGCTAGTATTATTCTTCCGTGCTGCTAAAAAAGCCCGTGCGAATAATTTGCCGCTTGATGAAGATATTACAGGTTGGGATAAGGTGGCTTAA
- a CDS encoding TetR/AcrR family transcriptional regulator produces MKNKEMQIIEVGMRLFASKGFSATSVQEIATESGISKGAFYLHFKSKDELLTAILQYHFDILNKTFTEVTETEQNPREKLIREQVALCSHFITHRDLLVMLAKEQAIPRNDTIKHLLYEKQMESHQHYRKRIIEIYGPKIEPFSWDITIILEGIIKSYMGVLLFSTHDFELRSLTEFMLNRLDSMVKDIHKDKPFLTKERAETILSNFLFSEEHPSMLNVLKDLEDEIEKLGSDELAVTYQVLKEEIGKEKPRVPVIHGMLSNFDGYPTLDTYRSFIFEYYSTNRKETE; encoded by the coding sequence ATGAAAAACAAAGAAATGCAAATTATTGAAGTCGGGATGAGACTGTTTGCTAGCAAGGGGTTTTCAGCAACCTCAGTTCAAGAAATTGCTACAGAAAGTGGTATTTCAAAAGGTGCTTTTTACTTACACTTTAAATCAAAGGATGAATTACTGACAGCCATTTTACAATATCATTTTGACATACTTAACAAAACTTTTACAGAAGTAACCGAAACTGAACAAAATCCTCGTGAAAAATTAATTCGTGAACAGGTGGCTTTATGTTCACATTTTATTACTCATCGAGATCTTCTCGTAATGCTGGCAAAAGAGCAGGCTATTCCGAGAAATGACACCATTAAACATCTATTATATGAAAAGCAAATGGAGTCACATCAGCATTATCGAAAAAGAATCATAGAGATTTACGGTCCGAAAATTGAGCCCTTTTCATGGGATATTACGATTATTCTTGAAGGAATTATTAAATCGTATATGGGTGTATTGTTGTTTTCAACACATGACTTTGAATTAAGGAGCCTGACAGAGTTTATGCTTAATAGGCTGGATAGCATGGTGAAAGACATTCATAAAGACAAGCCCTTCTTAACAAAGGAAAGAGCAGAAACGATATTATCTAATTTTTTATTTTCTGAGGAACATCCCTCAATGTTAAATGTGTTAAAAGATCTTGAAGATGAAATAGAAAAACTAGGATCAGATGAATTAGCTGTTACTTATCAAGTATTAAAAGAGGAAATTGGAAAGGAAAAACCTAGAGTACCAGTTATTCACGGGATGCTATCAAATTTCGATGGTTATCCGACCCTTGATACTTATCGGTCATTCATTTTTGAATATTATTCAACTAATAGAAAAGAGACAGAGTGA